From one Syngnathoides biaculeatus isolate LvHL_M chromosome 12, ASM1980259v1, whole genome shotgun sequence genomic stretch:
- the six3a gene encoding homeobox protein SIX3a — MVFRSPLELYPSHFFLPNFADRPLLLANSAPAARSPEDLSMFQLPTLNFSPEQVASVCETLEETGDIERLGRFLWSLPVAPGACEAINKHESILRARAVVAFHTGNFRDLYHILENHKFTKDSHGKLQAMWLEAHYQEAEKLRGRPLGPVDKYRVRKKFPLPRTIWDGEQKTHCFKERTRSLLREWYLQDPYPNPSKKRELAQATGLTPTQVGNWFKNRRQRDRAAAAKNRLQHQAMGPAGMRSLSEAGLTPHSSAESPSTAASPTTSVSSMTERADTGTSILSVTSSDSECDV, encoded by the exons ATGGTTTTCCGATCGCCTTTAGAGCTTTATCCCTCCCATTTCTTCCTGCCAAACTTCGCTGATCGCCCACTGCTGCTGGCGAACAGCGCGCCCGCCGCCAGGTCCCCGGAAGACTTGTCCATGTTCCAGCTACCCACCCTCAACTTCTCCCCGGAGCAGGTGGCGAGCGTCTGCGAGACGCTGGAGGAGACCGGCGACATCGAGCGGCTGGGTCGCTTCCTCTGGTCCCTGCCCGTGGCGCCCGGAGCCTGCGAGGCCATCAACAAGCATGAGTCCATCCTGCGCGCCCGCGCCGTGGTGGCCTTCCACACGGGCAACTTCAGGGACCTCTACCACATCCTGGAGAACCACAAGTTCACCAAGGACTCGCACGGGAAGCTGCAGGCCATGTGGCTGGAGGCTCACTACCAGGAGGCCGAGAAGCTGCGCGGACGCCCGCTGGGTCCCGTGGACAAGTACCGCGTACGGAAGAAGTTCCCGCTACCTCGGACCATCTGGGACGGCGAGCAGAAGACCCACTGTTTCAAGGAGCGGACTCGGAGCCTGCTGCGGGAGTGGTACCTGCAGGACCCCTACCCCAACCCCAGCAAGAAAAGGGAACTGGCGCAAGCCACTGGACTCACTCCCACACAGGTCGGCAACTGGTTCAAGAACCGGAGGCAACGAGACAGAGCCGCGGCGGCCAAAAACAG GCTCCAGCACCAAGCAATGGGACCGGCCGGCATGCGGTCCCTCTCCGAGGCCGGCCTCACCCCTCACAGCTCGGCCGAGTCGCCCTCGACGGCGGCCAGCCCCACCACCAGCGTGTCCAGCATGACGGAGCGGGCCGACACCGGCACCTCCATCCTGTCCGTCACCTCCAGTGACTCGGAGTGCGACGTATGA